The following are from one region of the Arcobacter defluvii genome:
- a CDS encoding DHHA1 domain-containing protein has translation MSEKKYRLVTRSDMDGLVCGTLLKYLNIIDEIAFVHPKDMQDGKIKITKDDITTNLPYVDGVYLAFDHHFSETLRNEKKDNHIINPDAPSAAQVVYEYYGGDEVFPGYFTAMMNGANKADSADFTQDDILKPRGWALLSFLMDSRTGLGRFRNFRISNYQLMMDLIEYCARHNIDEILDLPDIKERIDLYFKYEKDFVEQLKRCTTIKNNLLIIDYRNEEIIYPGNRFMVYAMHPEQNISIHVVWGKDKQNIVFSTGKSIINKSSKTNVGELMLKYNGGGHKAAGGCQIDTDKAEVVLEELIKQINQDG, from the coding sequence ATGAGTGAAAAAAAATATAGATTAGTTACTAGAAGTGATATGGATGGTTTAGTTTGTGGTACTTTACTTAAGTATTTAAATATTATTGATGAAATAGCATTTGTTCATCCAAAAGATATGCAAGATGGAAAAATAAAAATTACAAAAGATGATATAACAACGAATCTTCCATATGTTGATGGTGTATATTTAGCATTTGATCATCATTTTAGTGAAACATTAAGAAATGAGAAAAAAGACAATCATATTATTAATCCTGATGCTCCAAGTGCAGCACAAGTTGTTTATGAATATTACGGAGGAGATGAAGTTTTCCCTGGATATTTTACTGCAATGATGAATGGAGCAAATAAAGCGGATTCTGCTGATTTTACGCAAGATGATATTTTAAAGCCTAGAGGTTGGGCATTATTAAGCTTTTTAATGGATTCTAGGACTGGACTTGGAAGATTTAGAAATTTTAGAATTTCAAATTATCAATTAATGATGGATTTAATTGAATATTGTGCAAGACATAATATTGATGAAATTTTAGATTTACCTGATATAAAAGAAAGAATAGATTTATATTTTAAATATGAAAAAGATTTTGTAGAGCAATTAAAAAGATGTACTACTATCAAAAATAATTTATTAATAATAGATTATAGAAATGAAGAAATAATTTATCCTGGAAATAGATTTATGGTATATGCAATGCATCCAGAGCAAAATATTTCTATTCATGTTGTTTGGGGAAAAGATAAACAAAATATTGTATTTAGTACAGGAAAATCTATTATAAATAAAAGTTCAAAAACAAATGTTGGTGAATTGATGCTTAAGTATAATGGTGGAGGGCATAAAGCAGCAGGCGGTTGTCAGATTGATACAGATAAAGCAGAAGTAGTTTTAGAAGAGTTAATAAAACAAATTAATCAAGATGGTTAA
- the leuB gene encoding 3-isopropylmalate dehydrogenase, with protein MKIGPEIVDEAIKVLNAAAKKCNFELNYKEYLMGGIAIDTTGVPLPQETVDGVLNSDACLFGAIGGEKWDTLPRELRPETGLLKFREEMGVYANLRPAIIYDELVNASTLKPEVITGVDIMIVRELIGGIYFGKPRENDGFKAFNTMVYTKPEIVRIGKTAFELAMKRDKRVCSVDKANVLEVSQLWRDTMNELSKDYPEVTLSHMYVDNAAMQLVRNPKQFDVIVTGNIFGDILSDTASMVVGSIGLLPSASTGDKTAIYEPIHGSAPDIAGMGIANPLATIVSAAMMLRYSLNEEKAADLIEESIKSVLKDGYRTKDLAAYDAKEVLNTSAMGDVIVKYINK; from the coding sequence ATAAAGATAGGACCAGAAATCGTTGATGAGGCAATAAAAGTATTAAATGCAGCAGCAAAAAAATGTAATTTTGAATTAAATTATAAAGAATATCTAATGGGTGGTATTGCTATTGATACTACAGGTGTTCCATTACCACAAGAGACAGTTGATGGAGTTTTAAATTCTGATGCTTGTTTGTTTGGTGCAATTGGTGGAGAAAAATGGGATACACTTCCTAGAGAATTAAGACCTGAAACTGGATTATTAAAATTTAGAGAAGAAATGGGTGTTTACGCAAACTTAAGACCTGCAATTATCTATGATGAATTAGTAAATGCATCAACTTTAAAACCTGAAGTAATTACTGGCGTAGATATTATGATTGTAAGAGAGTTAATTGGTGGTATTTACTTTGGTAAACCAAGAGAGAATGATGGATTTAAAGCATTTAATACAATGGTATATACAAAACCAGAAATTGTAAGAATTGGTAAAACAGCATTTGAACTTGCAATGAAAAGAGATAAAAGAGTTTGTTCAGTAGATAAAGCAAATGTTTTAGAAGTTTCTCAACTTTGGAGAGATACTATGAATGAATTATCAAAAGATTACCCAGAAGTAACTTTAAGTCATATGTATGTAGATAACGCAGCAATGCAACTTGTAAGAAACCCAAAACAATTTGATGTTATTGTAACAGGAAATATTTTTGGAGATATTCTATCTGATACAGCATCAATGGTAGTTGGTTCGATTGGATTACTTCCATCAGCATCAACAGGAGATAAAACAGCAATATATGAACCAATACATGGTTCAGCACCAGATATAGCAGGGATGGGAATAGCAAATCCATTGGCAACAATAGTAAGTGCAGCAATGATGCTAAGATATTCTTTAAATGAAGAGAAAGCAGCAGATTTAATAGAAGAATCAATAAAATCAGTGTTAAAAGATGGATATAGAACAAAAGATTTAGCAGCATATGATGCAAAAGAAGTTTTAAATACTTCTGCTATGGGCGATGTCATTGTTAAATATATTAATAAATAA